Part of the Raphanus sativus cultivar WK10039 unplaced genomic scaffold, ASM80110v3 Scaffold1397, whole genome shotgun sequence genome is shown below.
TATAGTAAACGTTTTCTCTTTTACGGGataataaatcaaacaaataaacaatcttcttaaaccctaattctctgttcatcatcttcatcatccaccATTAAGAATCTCTGTTCTTCGGGTTGACCCTTCTTCCTCCGTGGTCGTCCTCTAGGCTTAGATTTACCGGTTCTCGAGTTCGCGGTGAGCTTCTGGATCGGATTTATCGGTTACTCTCAGACTTACTGTCtcattggtatcagagcagtcTTTCCTCGGCAAACCTGTTTCTATGGCTGGACGAGCGATTCCTCTGAAATATTCATGTGAGGAGATTTATGACAGGATGTCAAATGGATTATGCATCTTTTGTGAAGATCTAGATACACCTGGTCATCATGATTTGAAGCACAAAGGGGTGGAGATTATCATGATCGAAAGTGATGACGACTCCATCGTGACTGGAAGTAACGACAGCCCCTTGATTGAAGTCGTATCTGATGAGTTTGTGTCCCATACTGTGATGAAACCAGACTCATTGTCTGAATCACTGGAGAGTTTCACTTCTGATTCACAGATTGTTGATGCTGCAGTTGCAAAAGAagctcaaaacaaaataattgcaGAAGAAAACATGAGTTTCTCTCTTGGTAATAAGGTCGAACACATGGTGGGCGAACGTACTATAAAGGATGATTGTATATGGGAACCAGGTGGATGTCTGGTCAAGACAGATCGACAGATGCTTCAGACTGAAACAGTTTTACATGGAGTTCCTGCAACACGACATCAAGACGTCAAGGCAACCCAACAAAAAGAGCTGATTCAGAACACAGACACGTTTCTGGTACAAGACTCATCATTACTTGAAGCAGCACATATTGAAAATCAGATGGTTAAGTCAATGGTGGAAAAGCCAAAAATCTTGGCCAGGAAGATCAATATACCAGCTTTCAAACATCTTCATGAGGCATCATGGTTCTTCGGCAAGACTCGTGTATGGGAACCAGGTGGGCTTCTAGCCAAGCCAACTTCATGGAAATGCTTAGACAAGCACTTCAGTCATGGAACTCAACATCGGATGGTGAATGAAACGGTGAGACTCAAGAAGGAGATGTTGCTTCTTGTTAAGAAAGTGAATCGTGTATGGGAGCATGGAAGTTCAATAGCGACACGTGCTATTACCTTCGTAACGGCTCCATTTGACATTATCTTTGACGATATGGTTATACAAGAGATGAGGAAAGCATGTGTTCTGATTGTTTACATAATCACTGAGATTTTTGAGAAGCTAAGAAAATCATGGAAATTCAGATTCAAAACCACTACATGGAGAAAAACGCTTCAAGTTTTGAAGGAACTAAAGGTCCTTACTACTGCTGGACTTTTTGAAAGTCAAAGTTTTACTCTTTGCAACAATGGTAATGGGATGGACGAATTTGAGATGGAGTTGCACGAGTTGTTCTATGTAGTCAAAGCTATGCTTTGGACTGGAAATAACAGAGGCGTGATGGATCTTCTTAGTGCTAGTTATGTTGCTATGGAAGAAGAGCCTTATTTGGGTTTGGAAGAAAATAAGATGGCTGCTTATCCTATTGGGAGCTTTAAGCTTCTGGTTCTGAACCAAGCTGTGATGATTCGAGCTGGCATAAAGTTTGTTGATCTTGTCGATTACCACAACAAAACACAGAAACCTGTTTTTGTCGTTGCTGGTCTCCACTGTCACTTCAACGTCTCAGATGAAGATGCACATAGGCTCCTTTATTTGATCAAAGGCTGTGGAAACAAAGATATCATGAAGCTGCAAATTATTGGTATCTGCATCATGTCATTTCTGTTGTTCTGTGGATCATTGCCACGACCTCCAGAGTTCAGGACAATAAAGAAGAATTTCAAAGGGTTAAAACTGGAGCTTAAGGATGAGGGCACCCAAACATCATTATTTGCTGATGAAGATGTGTTGAGTTGTGGCACCACTGGCCAAGCAAGAGAAGAGGGGGTATCATTTCACATTGAAGCCAGACGAACTATTGAGATGTCTCAGTCAAAAGCTTGGTTACTCAAACACAGCGATAAGAGACAAGAGAGAGACAAGAATGAGACACAACAACAGCCTCTCAAGAATAAGTTGAAACAAAGCAGATATTGCAGGGAGGTGCAAAAGCTGGAGCTTACTTCAATGGCTGGTAATCTTGTTCATAATAATCTCTGCTTTGCTAGATTTTGTGTCAATGAAGTTTTTCATCTACAAAGACCACCAGAGATGTTAGGAGAGAAAGATCAATGGAGATGTTATGATGGTTTCAGCACCAAGTTCTTATCATCCTTGAGGACAAGGATGTTCTCAACAAGGGAGTATTGTGACAGGATAAACTGGTTATCCTTTTGGTTTAGTTATTTAATCTTTGGTTTAGTTCTTTAATTTCTGGTTAAGATTTCTGGTTTAGTTCTTTGGTTTAGTAACCACTATATAGTAAACGTTTTCTCTTTTACGGGataataaatcaaacaaataaacaatcttcttaaaccctaattctctgttcatcatcttcatcatccaccATTAAGAATCTCTGTTCTTCGGGTTGACCCTTCTTCCTCCGTGGTCGTCCTCTAGGCTTAGATTTACCGGTTCTCGAGTTCGCGGTGAGCTTCTGGATCGGATTTATCGGTTACTCTCAGACTTACTGTCTCAGAACCATTCTCCATCCTCCGTCTTCCTCCGAATACTCCTCATCCTCAGAATACTTCCTTCCCGGAATATTCACCGGAAGCGACGATGAGAAAGCCGCCGGTGAAGAAGGCAACGGCGTCGTTTTACTCAGCCTCGATGTGTTTCTAATTCTGCCTTCGGAGTTTTCTCGGAAATTAACCGGACGATTCTCTTTCTCGATCACGTCCTCGCGCCGGCGAATCGGGAAGAAGTTGTCGGAGAAAATGATCTCAGATTCGTCGAACTCTTCCGACATTTTCAGAAACTTAGGGACTTTTAGGTtgtgtaaaagaaaaaaaggtttttgggttttgtaGGAAAGGTGAAATTAGATTAGATTAGAGAACAGTAAGGGGAGGAGAAGAGAAGGGAAGGGTTTAtatagaggaagaagaagagaggaaacGTAGAGAGTACTCAAGTCTTCTCTTTGTGTCTTATGTGATGATGTCATCATAATGGCGTTGAGTGCGGACCCCGCTTTGCTTTCTATATCTAGGCCTGCGCACGGATTGGATATCCGGGTTTTTGAaagtatttttgatttgcttcgaatgttacggatatctaatttttcgatttgctttgattcggaaaaataaggatattcggaaaaacggatatccggaaaataaatagatatttgcggatatttgcggatacttacggatatctcatttgttttgattaatacaaataatcttaaaaatttgatacaatttttttttggaaaatatttcttttttgcatgatataaaagataaaaattaaaagatacaatgaatctacatattttgtaaaattttaaacttaattaacaattataataacacaaaactgaagaaaaaaattataattgtcataaatgtttttttccttttatgtaatatttttatataagtaataatgtgaatagaatatgtcaaatcatatgttagaataataattttatatatttaaaattttaaatataatcaaaatatacatgtatttatatattgacggatcggatcggatattcgcttcccaaaattttaatatttgtgatttgtttctatattaacggatattgaattttagtatttactttgcttcgaa
Proteins encoded:
- the LOC130504173 gene encoding protein S40-1-like; this encodes MSEEFDESEIIFSDNFFPIRRREDVIEKENRPVNFRENSEGRIRNTSRLSKTTPLPSSPAAFSSSLPVNIPGRKYSEDEEYSEEDGGWRMVPPHLIVGRRIERGMAFSVCTGHGRTLKGRDLCRVRNSVLRLTGFLEA